Within the Actinomycetota bacterium genome, the region CGTTGGCGGCGTGATCGCGGCAGATCTCGATCATCGACTCGATCGAGTTCGTGGACCGCAACGTGCGAGCCAGGGTGGGTGGCACGCCAAGCCGGCCGATCGTGAGGGTCTCGGCCAGCCCTTCACGAAGCGACGCGGCGGCGCCCGGGTGGGCGCGGTCCAGCTCCCGCGCCAAGGCCTCAAGGTCGGCCTGGGCCACCAGCGGATCGGGGTTGCGGTAGGCGGCCCGCATCCGTTTGGCCGCAGTCGAGGCCACCGCGTCGGGCAGCCGGTCGGTGACATTGCGGAGCTTGTGGAGCTGGCAGCGCTGGATCAGCGGGTGGTCGAACACGTTGAGCACCGCGCGGCGAAGGGCCTTGGCGCCGTCGAGGACCACCAGGATCGGCCGGGTGGTGTCCAGCCCGCGCTCCCGCAGCCCGGTCAGCACGTCGGTGACCACGGTGGTGTTCTCGGTGGCGCCCTCGGCCAGGGCCAGGGGGACCTTGGTCCCGTCGATGGTGATACCGAGCGCGACCACGCAGGTGTGGTCGGCCACCCGGATCCCGTCGATCATGAGCGCGACCAGGTCCAGCCCGGAGAGGTCCTGGGCGAGCAACTCGGCCAGGGCGTGCTCGGTCCGGGCCACGAACCGACGCGAGACCGCCGACTTGGAGGTCCCCACCGCCGCCCGCTCAACCTCGGTGCCCACGGGTTCCAGCCCGACCCGATAACGGCGGGTGGACAGCTTGGCCAGCATCCGCTCCACCGCCAGCTGGTCCAGCAGCTCG harbors:
- a CDS encoding IS256 family transposase, which codes for MPKDTHRTATTDHAQLQLPEQVTVAVAELAGAAREGLLALAVGTGLQVLQAMLAEDVDRLVGPKGRHHPARAAVRHGSEPGQVTLGGRRVRIRRPRVRTADGTGELAVPTYQAFAATELLDQLAVERMLAKLSTRRYRVGLEPVGTEVERAAVGTSKSAVSRRFVARTEHALAELLAQDLSGLDLVALMIDGIRVADHTCVVALGITIDGTKVPLALAEGATENTTVVTDVLTGLRERGLDTTRPILVVLDGAKALRRAVLNVFDHPLIQRCQLHKLRNVTDRLPDAVASTAAKRMRAAYRNPDPLVAQADLEALARELDRAHPGAAASLREGLAETLTIGRLGVPPTLARTLRSTNSIESMIEICRDHAANVKRWQDGQMVLRWVAAGMGEARQQFRRVNGHLHLPALRATLDQRIATAVTPTNEDAA